One Euphorbia lathyris chromosome 1, ddEupLath1.1, whole genome shotgun sequence DNA segment encodes these proteins:
- the LOC136225691 gene encoding WD repeat-containing protein RUP2, whose protein sequence is MGSFHWSKRRKSRNNPTTTYIRFREWAMKNLSDEFHPATRIQAPRLETEDHNLRILDQLEPEERARCEWDFNLKSVVSTSSSSSAGVSDALGVIEFDPSDTVIATGGIARKIRIYSVKSLLPNGHDVVSLNHANVCDYYICTPAKLSSLRWKPGSGSRVIASADYDGVVMEYDLERRIPIFERDEHGGRRVWSVDYSHSEQVIGASGSDDGTMQIWDPRCEGGGYVATVEPSVTGKASVCCVEFNPYGGSTIAVGCADRKAYVYDIRMTVKPLLVLDGHGKTVTYVRFVDGETLATAGIDGCLKLWNLNESKMVRSYKGHANTRSFVGLSVWRNGGLLGCGSENNQVFVYDKRWGEPIWAHTCEAVASVDKHVFVSSICWSQVGEDKFSLVAGGSDGTLQVFQGNRKESGFETTGTNF, encoded by the coding sequence ATGGGATCATTTCATTGGTCCAAACGCCGAAAAAGCCGCAACAACCCTACTACTACTTATATCAGATTCCGTGAATGGGCAATGAAAAACTTATCCGATGAATTTCATCCTGCAACTCGAATTCAAGCTCCGCGATTAGAAACCGAAGATCACAATCTCCGAATCCTAGACCAACTAGAACCAGAAGAAAGAGCTAGATGTGAATGGGATTTCAATCTTAAATCGGTGGTCTCCAcaagcagcagcagcagcgcCGGCGTATCAGATGCACTCGGCGTAATTGAATTCGACCCGTCGGATACAGTAATTGCCACCGGTGGAATAGCGAGAAAGATAAGAATCTACAGCGTAAAATCATTGCTACCAAACGGACACGACGTCGTTTCATTAAACCACGCTAATGTCTGCGATTACTACATCTGCACACCGGCAAAACTCAGTAGTCTCCGATGGAAACCGGGATCGGGAAGCCGAGTCATCGCGTCGGCGGACTACGACGGAGTCGTCATGGAATACGATCTGGAGAGAAGAATACCAATCTTCGAACGCGACGAACACGGCGGTCGCCGGGTATGGAGCGTGGATTATTCGCACTCGGAGCAGGTAATCGGGGCATCCGGATCCGACGACGGGACCATGCAAATATGGGACCCACGGTGTGAAGGTGGTGGATATGTGGCTACAGTTGAGCCAAGCGTGACAGGGAAAGCATCAGTGTGTTGCGTGGAGTTTAATCCTTACGGTGGATCAACGATAGCCGTTGGATGCGCTGATCGAAAAGCATACGTATACGATATAAGAATGACGGTGAAACCGTTACTAGTTCTGGACGGGCACGGGAAAACCGTGACATATGTGAGATTCGTGGACGGTGAGACACTGGCTACGGCGGGGATTGATGGATGCTTGAAGCTATGGAATTTGAATGAGTCGAAAATGGTACGGTCGTACAAGGGGCATGCTAATACTCGGAGTTTCGTTGGGCTATCGGTATGGAGAAATGGTGGATTACTGGGGTGTGGCTCGGAGAATAACCAAGTATTTGTGTACGATAAGAGATGGGGTGAACCCATATGGGCTCACACGTGTGAGGCGGTTGCGTCAGTGGATAAGCATGTGTTTGTTAGCAGTATTTGCTGGAGCCAAGTTGGAGAGGATAAGTTCAGTCTTGTCGCTGGTGGTTCAGATGGGACTTTGCAAGTCTTTCAAGGCAATAGAAAGGAGTCAGGATTTGAAACTACGGGAACAAATTTTTAG